A region of Streptomyces paludis DNA encodes the following proteins:
- a CDS encoding toxin Doc has translation MPVVYIDVAWLLDVQEQAVPEDVSVADYSALVAAVARHRTRIPRPATSEPDGAWRAAALIHTLVRLEPLPYRNSLFACQVAAAYMHASGEGIDPPYGALVELVRAIQAGKANVYQAADQIRAWRI, from the coding sequence ATGCCCGTGGTGTACATCGACGTGGCCTGGCTGCTGGACGTACAGGAACAGGCCGTCCCGGAGGACGTCTCCGTGGCCGACTACTCGGCGCTCGTGGCCGCGGTCGCCCGCCACCGCACCCGTATCCCGCGCCCGGCGACCAGCGAGCCCGACGGCGCCTGGCGCGCCGCCGCCCTCATCCACACCCTGGTGCGGCTGGAGCCGCTGCCGTACCGCAACAGCCTGTTCGCCTGCCAGGTCGCCGCCGCGTACATGCACGCCTCCGGCGAGGGGATCGACCCGCCGTACGGGGCGCTCGTGGAGCTGGTCCGCGCCATCCAGGCCGGCAAGGCGAACGTCTACCAGGCGGCGGACCAGATCCGCGCCTGGCGCATCTGA
- a CDS encoding ABC transporter permease has protein sequence MPPEIVTNPAAPAGKTPGNTTGKTTGKSAGDVTDPGGEAGGERTRARARAARNRQFVVYGTRILLLFAIIGIWEWMARSAVIDPFNFSMPSKIWDQIVQWAVHGTPQGSLWEQIWYTLYEALLGWVIGVTAGVVLGIALGRVRFLADVLGPYIKVLNALPRIVLAPIFLIWFGLGPASKVASAVVLVFFPVFFNAFQGAREVDRNLVANARILGATNRQVTLQVVIPSATSWIFTSLHVSFGFALIGAIVGEYIGATKGIGLLVSASQGTFNAAGVYAAMVILAVVALLAEALLTFLEKRLFRWKPAEAGADR, from the coding sequence ATGCCGCCTGAGATCGTCACCAACCCTGCCGCGCCGGCCGGGAAGACGCCCGGGAACACCACCGGAAAGACCACGGGGAAGAGCGCGGGCGACGTGACGGATCCGGGCGGGGAGGCCGGCGGCGAGCGGACGCGGGCCAGGGCCCGGGCGGCCCGCAACCGCCAGTTCGTGGTCTACGGGACCCGGATCCTGCTGCTCTTCGCGATCATCGGGATCTGGGAGTGGATGGCCAGATCGGCCGTCATCGATCCGTTCAACTTCTCGATGCCGTCGAAGATCTGGGACCAGATCGTCCAGTGGGCGGTGCACGGCACCCCGCAGGGCTCCCTGTGGGAGCAGATCTGGTACACGCTGTACGAGGCGCTCCTCGGCTGGGTCATCGGGGTGACCGCCGGAGTGGTGCTGGGCATCGCGCTCGGCCGGGTCCGCTTCCTGGCCGATGTGCTCGGCCCGTACATCAAGGTGCTCAACGCGCTGCCGCGGATCGTGCTGGCGCCGATCTTCCTGATCTGGTTCGGTCTGGGACCGGCCTCGAAGGTCGCCTCGGCGGTCGTGCTGGTCTTCTTCCCGGTCTTCTTCAACGCCTTCCAGGGGGCCAGGGAGGTGGACCGCAATCTCGTCGCCAACGCCAGGATCCTGGGCGCGACCAACCGGCAGGTCACCCTTCAGGTCGTGATCCCGTCCGCCACCTCGTGGATCTTCACCAGTCTCCATGTCAGCTTCGGCTTCGCGCTGATCGGCGCGATCGTCGGTGAGTACATCGGTGCGACGAAGGGCATCGGGCTGCTGGTCTCGGCCTCGCAGGGCACGTTCAACGCGGCCGGGGTGTACGCGGCGATGGTGATCCTCGCGGTTGTCGCGCTGCTCGCCGAGGCGCTGCTGACCTTCCTGGAGAAACGCCTCTTCCGCTGGAAGCCCGCCGAAGCCGGCGCCGACCGCTGA
- a CDS encoding ABC transporter substrate-binding protein — MRTHLRLPAAAVSAVLALATLTACGGDSSAVGSGGKVKIMVGGLDKVIYLPAMLTQKLGYFTDEGLDVQLLTEPAGVQATTSLVSGDVHGVVGFYDHTLDLQVKGKHVQSVVQFSHASGEVEVVSNKAAAEITSAKDFKGKKLGVTGLGSSTDFLTKYLAVKNGVRTDEFSTVAVGAGQTFISALQQNSIQGGMTTDPTVAQILDKKLGKVLIDMRTPEGSKAALGGPYPSSSLYMNTDWVNKNKETVQKLANAFVKTLKWMSTHSPEEIAAKMPTDYAQGGDGLYAKAIESTLPMFTTDGVMPADGPETVERVLRAFNPNLKGAKVDLSKTFTTEFVDKAK, encoded by the coding sequence ATGCGTACTCATCTCAGACTTCCGGCAGCCGCGGTCTCCGCCGTGCTCGCCCTCGCCACCCTGACCGCCTGCGGCGGCGACTCCTCCGCGGTGGGCTCCGGCGGCAAGGTCAAGATCATGGTGGGCGGCCTGGACAAGGTCATCTATCTGCCGGCGATGCTCACGCAGAAGCTCGGCTACTTCACCGACGAGGGCCTCGATGTCCAGCTGCTGACCGAGCCGGCCGGGGTGCAGGCCACGACCTCGCTGGTCTCCGGCGATGTGCACGGTGTCGTCGGCTTCTACGACCACACGCTGGACCTTCAGGTGAAGGGCAAGCACGTGCAGTCGGTGGTGCAGTTCTCGCACGCCTCCGGCGAGGTGGAGGTCGTCTCCAACAAGGCCGCCGCCGAGATCACTTCGGCCAAGGACTTCAAGGGCAAGAAGCTCGGTGTGACGGGCCTCGGTTCCTCCACGGACTTCCTCACCAAGTATCTCGCCGTCAAGAACGGGGTGCGGACGGACGAGTTCAGCACGGTCGCGGTCGGCGCGGGCCAGACCTTCATCTCGGCTCTCCAGCAGAACTCGATCCAGGGCGGGATGACCACCGACCCGACGGTCGCGCAGATCCTGGACAAGAAGCTCGGCAAGGTCCTCATCGACATGCGGACGCCCGAGGGCTCGAAGGCCGCGCTGGGCGGACCGTACCCGTCCTCCAGTCTCTACATGAACACCGACTGGGTGAACAAGAACAAGGAGACGGTCCAGAAGCTGGCCAACGCCTTCGTGAAGACTCTGAAGTGGATGTCGACGCACTCCCCGGAGGAGATCGCGGCGAAGATGCCCACCGACTACGCGCAGGGCGGCGACGGGCTGTACGCGAAGGCCATCGAGAGCACCCTGCCGATGTTCACCACGGACGGTGTGATGCCGGCCGACGGACCGGAGACCGTCGAGCGCGTCCTGCGGGCGTTCAACCCGAACCTCAAGGGTGCCAAGGTGGATCTGAGCAAGACGTTCACCACGGAGTTCGTCGACAAGGCCAAGTAG
- a CDS encoding DAK2 domain-containing protein, whose translation MTIDQSQVLRTYAEAARVAHEALTALDQISGDGDFGDNLCEGLDRTVAALDASPEEPAVAVAGSVFLDQVGGTSGPLIGLLLSAIGRALAEAPDPRAGWATGVREGLAAIQRVGEAEPGDRTMVDALAPARDALAEGEKFADVARAAFAGAAATAGIRARRGRASYVGDRVLGAPDPGATGVALLFWSLARVAEPEAVLGEVGELVPVPGSGA comes from the coding sequence ATGACCATCGACCAGTCACAGGTACTGCGCACCTACGCCGAAGCCGCCCGCGTCGCCCACGAGGCACTGACCGCGCTCGACCAGATCTCCGGCGACGGGGACTTCGGGGACAACCTCTGCGAGGGCCTCGACCGGACCGTCGCCGCACTGGACGCGAGCCCCGAGGAACCGGCCGTGGCCGTGGCCGGCTCCGTCTTCCTCGACCAGGTCGGCGGTACGAGCGGCCCCCTGATCGGCCTGCTCCTCAGCGCCATCGGCCGCGCCCTCGCCGAGGCCCCGGACCCGCGGGCCGGCTGGGCGACGGGGGTGCGCGAGGGACTGGCGGCGATCCAGCGGGTGGGCGAGGCCGAACCGGGCGACCGGACGATGGTCGACGCCCTGGCACCCGCCCGCGACGCCCTCGCGGAGGGCGAGAAGTTCGCGGACGTCGCCCGCGCCGCGTTCGCGGGCGCGGCGGCGACGGCCGGCATCCGGGCCCGCCGCGGCCGGGCGTCGTACGTCGGTGACCGGGTCCTCGGCGCGCCCGACCCCGGGGCCACCGGGGTCGCCCTGCTCTTCTGGTCCCTCGCCCGGGTGGCCGAACCGGAGGCCGTCCTCGGCGAGGTAGGGGAGCTGGTGCCCGTCCCCGGCAGCGGCGCCTGA
- a CDS encoding dihydroxyacetone kinase subunit DhaK, whose translation MNHLFLPEADPVGVSLRGFARAHPELVALHEDPLFVTATDTDPARRVGLLSGGGSGHEPMHAGFVGRGLLDAAVPGRIFASPHNRQVYEASRAVARAEGVLHIVKNYTGDRINFGIAAERLRADGIAVRRVLVDDDLATESDLTATGRRGTGATVIVEKLLGGAADTGLGIAELATLGEEFARSSRSVAVAGRAQTSPSLGGEVFALGDREIEYGVGIHGERAAATITRPPFGHLVERMTAQVLDGLPGTGDGVILLVNGLGATTLLELYAVHEQVSEVLARRGVPVAGQLVGTHVPALDMSGFSLTMTAVRTGWLAWWRAPARTPAFPHPHSQELNG comes from the coding sequence GTGAACCATCTCTTCCTCCCCGAGGCCGACCCCGTCGGCGTATCGCTGCGCGGATTCGCGCGCGCCCATCCGGAGCTGGTCGCGCTCCACGAGGACCCGCTCTTCGTCACCGCGACCGACACCGACCCCGCCCGGCGGGTCGGTCTGCTGTCCGGCGGCGGATCGGGACACGAGCCGATGCACGCCGGATTCGTGGGCCGGGGCCTGCTGGACGCCGCGGTTCCCGGCCGGATCTTCGCCTCGCCGCACAACCGGCAGGTGTACGAGGCCAGCCGCGCGGTCGCCCGGGCCGAGGGCGTCCTGCACATCGTCAAGAACTACACCGGCGACCGGATCAACTTCGGGATCGCGGCCGAGCGGCTGCGGGCCGACGGCATCGCGGTGCGCCGGGTCCTCGTGGACGACGACCTGGCGACCGAGAGCGATCTCACGGCGACCGGCCGCCGGGGCACGGGAGCCACCGTCATCGTCGAGAAACTGCTCGGCGGCGCCGCCGACACCGGCCTGGGCATCGCCGAACTCGCCACGCTCGGAGAGGAGTTCGCCCGCTCCTCGCGCAGCGTCGCCGTCGCGGGCCGGGCCCAGACCTCGCCCTCCCTCGGCGGTGAGGTATTCGCCCTCGGGGACCGGGAGATCGAGTACGGCGTCGGCATCCACGGCGAGCGGGCCGCCGCGACGATCACCAGGCCACCGTTCGGTCACCTGGTCGAACGGATGACCGCGCAGGTCCTCGACGGGCTGCCCGGCACCGGCGACGGGGTCATCCTCCTCGTCAACGGTCTCGGCGCGACCACCCTGCTGGAGCTGTACGCCGTCCACGAGCAGGTCAGCGAGGTACTGGCACGGCGCGGGGTGCCGGTCGCCGGACAGCTCGTCGGCACCCACGTCCCCGCGCTGGACATGAGCGGCTTCTCGCTGACCATGACGGCGGTACGGACCGGCTGGCTCGCCTGGTGGCGGGCGCCGGCCCGCACCCCGGCCTTCCCCCACCCGCACTCCCAGGAGCTGAACGGATGA
- a CDS encoding ABC transporter ATP-binding protein → MSSHTSPAIELRGTSKVFRTPSGNLHTAVRDLDLTVERGEFVAVVGPTGCGKSTTLTLVSGLEEPTEGEVLVGGEPVTGIGDKTGFVFQQDAVFPWRTVLSNVMAGPRFRGVEKAEARERAREWLARVGLSSFEDRYPHQLSGGQRKRVALAATFVNDPELLLMDEPFSALDVQTRALMSDELLDLWAGTGASVIFVTHDLEESIALADKVVVMTAGPATVKEVFRIDLPRPRKVESVRLEPRFIEIYREIWSSLGEEVRITRERGAADAA, encoded by the coding sequence ATGAGCAGCCACACGAGCCCCGCCATCGAGCTGCGGGGAACGAGCAAGGTATTCCGGACCCCGTCGGGGAACCTCCATACCGCCGTCAGGGATCTGGACCTGACGGTCGAACGCGGTGAGTTCGTCGCGGTGGTGGGTCCCACCGGGTGCGGCAAGTCCACCACTCTCACCCTGGTCAGCGGTCTGGAGGAGCCCACCGAGGGCGAGGTGCTGGTCGGCGGCGAGCCGGTCACCGGCATCGGCGACAAGACCGGGTTCGTCTTCCAGCAGGACGCGGTCTTCCCCTGGCGCACCGTGCTGTCGAATGTGATGGCGGGCCCGAGGTTCCGCGGGGTGGAGAAGGCCGAGGCACGGGAGCGGGCCCGCGAGTGGCTGGCCCGGGTCGGTCTGTCGTCCTTCGAGGACCGCTATCCGCACCAGCTGTCGGGCGGCCAGCGCAAGCGCGTGGCCCTGGCGGCGACCTTCGTCAACGACCCCGAACTGCTGCTGATGGACGAGCCGTTCTCGGCGCTCGACGTGCAGACCCGGGCGCTGATGTCGGACGAGCTGCTGGACCTGTGGGCGGGGACCGGTGCCTCGGTCATCTTCGTCACCCACGACCTGGAGGAGTCGATCGCCCTCGCCGACAAGGTGGTCGTGATGACGGCCGGACCGGCGACGGTCAAGGAGGTCTTCCGGATCGACCTGCCGCGCCCCCGCAAGGTCGAGTCCGTACGGCTCGAACCGCGCTTCATCGAGATCTACCGGGAGATCTGGTCCTCGCTCGGCGAAGAGGTCCGGATCACACGCGAGAGGGGTGCCGCCGATGCCGCCTGA
- a CDS encoding sensor histidine kinase, giving the protein MRMRSPRRVSAEVLAAQLAITTGVMVLATCLFLAPLGSELDDAATHRALSIAQTTAADPDIAREVLTTVPSSAGPVQREAERIRRATDALYVVVMDTRGVRWSHTTTAEIGRHVSTDPSAALAGREIRGIDDGTLGRSARAKVPLYDDRGRLVGAVSVGIAYDSVRGRLLDAVPALLLCAGAALAVGALAAVAVARRLRRRTHGVGFADISALLDEREAMLHAVREGVVAFDRLGRIRLANDEALRLLGLDAGATGRPLDEVLAPGRTTDVLAGRVAGTDLLTVSGGRVLVANRMPTRDGGAVVTLRDRTELEQLGRELDSSQGLLDALRAQDHEHANRLHTVLGLLELGRHDMAAEYVAEIASAHRASAEQIAERVRDPLLSALLVGKTAIAAERGVELRLSDATLLHHRVVDARDLVTVLGNLVDNALEAVAERRRGDPSAESRVEVELRAEHTTAVVRVCDTGPGVPPEERERIFVEGWSTKRPPPAPGTGVLPRGRGLGLALVRRLAERYGGMARVTARAGGGAVFTVVLPEALAPSGTAGDGLPVRPFTAAGEPR; this is encoded by the coding sequence ATGCGGATGCGGAGTCCCCGGCGTGTCTCCGCCGAGGTCCTGGCGGCGCAACTGGCCATCACCACCGGGGTGATGGTCCTCGCCACCTGTCTCTTCCTCGCCCCGCTCGGCTCCGAGCTGGACGACGCGGCCACCCACCGTGCCCTTTCCATCGCCCAGACCACCGCGGCCGACCCGGACATCGCCCGGGAGGTCCTCACCACCGTGCCGAGCAGCGCGGGACCGGTGCAGCGGGAGGCCGAGCGGATCCGCCGCGCCACCGACGCGCTGTACGTGGTGGTGATGGACACGCGGGGAGTGCGCTGGTCGCACACCACCACCGCCGAGATCGGCCGGCATGTCTCCACCGACCCGAGCGCCGCGCTCGCCGGCCGGGAGATCCGGGGGATCGACGACGGCACCCTGGGCCGCTCGGCCCGCGCCAAGGTGCCGCTCTACGACGACCGGGGCCGGCTCGTCGGCGCGGTCTCCGTCGGCATCGCCTACGACAGTGTGCGCGGCCGGCTCCTGGACGCCGTTCCCGCGCTGCTGCTCTGCGCCGGCGCCGCCCTCGCCGTGGGCGCGCTGGCCGCCGTCGCCGTCGCGCGCCGGCTGCGCCGCCGTACCCACGGGGTCGGCTTCGCCGACATCTCCGCGCTGCTCGACGAGCGCGAGGCCATGCTGCACGCCGTACGGGAGGGGGTCGTCGCCTTCGACCGCCTCGGCCGGATCCGGCTCGCCAACGACGAGGCCCTGCGGCTCCTCGGCCTCGACGCCGGTGCCACCGGCCGGCCGCTGGACGAGGTGCTCGCCCCGGGACGGACCACGGACGTGCTCGCGGGCCGTGTCGCGGGCACCGACCTGCTCACCGTCAGCGGCGGCCGGGTGCTGGTCGCCAACAGGATGCCGACCCGCGACGGCGGCGCCGTGGTGACCCTGCGCGACCGTACCGAACTGGAGCAGCTCGGCCGCGAACTCGACAGCAGCCAGGGCCTGCTGGACGCGCTGCGCGCCCAGGACCACGAACACGCCAACCGGCTGCACACCGTCCTCGGACTGCTCGAACTCGGCCGCCACGACATGGCCGCGGAGTACGTCGCGGAGATCGCCAGCGCCCACCGCGCCTCCGCCGAGCAGATCGCCGAGCGGGTGCGCGACCCGCTGCTCTCCGCGCTGCTCGTCGGCAAGACGGCCATCGCCGCCGAGCGCGGCGTCGAACTGCGGCTCTCCGACGCGACACTGCTGCACCACCGGGTGGTGGACGCGCGCGACCTGGTGACCGTACTCGGCAATCTCGTCGACAACGCGCTGGAGGCCGTCGCGGAGCGCCGCCGCGGCGATCCGTCGGCCGAGTCCCGCGTCGAGGTCGAGCTGCGGGCCGAACACACCACCGCCGTGGTGCGCGTCTGCGACACCGGGCCCGGGGTACCGCCCGAGGAGCGGGAGCGGATCTTCGTCGAGGGCTGGTCCACCAAACGGCCCCCGCCCGCCCCGGGGACCGGCGTCCTCCCGCGCGGCCGCGGTCTCGGCCTCGCCCTGGTGCGCCGGCTCGCCGAGCGGTACGGCGGCATGGCGCGGGTGACCGCCCGCGCGGGCGGGGGCGCGGTCTTCACCGTCGTCCTGCCCGAGGCGCTCGCCCCGTCCGGCACCGCGGGGGACGGACTCCCGGTGCGCCCGTTCACCGCCGCGGGGGAGCCACGATGA
- a CDS encoding response regulator, with translation MIDVLVVDDDFRVAEINAAYVERTPGFRVAARAHTAAQALATLERCSIDLVLLDHYLPDETGLTLIRRMRQLGHHADVIMVTAARDVSTVQAAMRYGALQYLVKPFSFAGLGAKLDGYAALRRTLDGVGGRGEAGQDQVDRIFSAFRTADAPRSELPKGHSAATVDLMRRVLTGAERPLSAHEVAERTGVSRSTAQRYLKYLERTGRISLTLKYGDTGRPEHQYTWATAV, from the coding sequence ATGATCGATGTCCTCGTCGTGGACGACGACTTCCGCGTCGCCGAGATCAACGCCGCGTACGTGGAGCGGACGCCCGGATTCCGGGTGGCCGCCCGCGCCCACACCGCGGCCCAGGCGCTGGCCACCCTGGAGCGATGCTCCATCGATCTCGTGCTGCTCGACCACTATCTGCCGGACGAGACGGGCCTCACGCTGATCCGCCGGATGCGGCAGCTCGGCCACCACGCCGACGTCATCATGGTCACCGCGGCGCGCGATGTCAGCACGGTCCAGGCCGCGATGCGCTACGGCGCGCTCCAGTACCTGGTGAAACCGTTCAGCTTCGCCGGGCTCGGCGCGAAGCTCGACGGCTACGCGGCGCTGCGCCGTACCCTCGACGGCGTCGGCGGCCGGGGCGAGGCGGGCCAGGACCAGGTGGACCGTATCTTCAGCGCCTTCAGGACGGCCGACGCGCCCCGCTCCGAACTCCCCAAGGGGCACTCCGCCGCCACCGTCGACCTGATGCGGCGGGTCCTGACGGGGGCCGAGCGGCCGCTCTCCGCGCACGAGGTCGCCGAACGCACCGGCGTCAGCCGCTCCACCGCGCAGCGCTACCTCAAATACCTGGAGCGCACCGGGCGGATCAGCCTCACCCTCAAGTACGGCGACACCGGGCGCCCCGAACATCAGTACACCTGGGCCACGGCTGTCTGA
- a CDS encoding carbohydrate ABC transporter permease, protein MAFKGASFTFPFFLGFVVFTVVPVAIALKESLYTEQGSGLGFGPKTVEFSGVDNFVRGFEDAKFWSAMGRVALFAAISIPLIQLASLGLALLMDMVKQRLANRFRIALLVPYMIPGIVATLIWIYLYSPVVGPITPFLAFFGIDANFYSGDMIWVSIGILIAWSSIGFNMLILYAALQSVPRELFDSARVDGASEWRMAWSIKVPLVRRSLVLTTVLSIIGSLQIFSDPLLFRSMTPETVTRDFTPIMAIYDWAFAQGDFNYAAALSIILAVVVGIASAIFYRLTNKAPTS, encoded by the coding sequence ATGGCCTTCAAAGGTGCCTCGTTCACCTTCCCGTTCTTCCTCGGGTTCGTCGTCTTCACCGTGGTGCCGGTGGCGATCGCGCTCAAGGAGAGCCTCTACACCGAACAGGGATCGGGGCTCGGCTTCGGGCCGAAGACCGTGGAGTTCTCCGGTGTGGACAACTTCGTCCGCGGCTTCGAGGACGCCAAGTTCTGGTCGGCGATGGGGCGGGTCGCCCTGTTCGCCGCCATCAGCATCCCGCTGATCCAGCTCGCGAGCCTCGGGCTGGCGCTGCTGATGGACATGGTCAAGCAGCGCCTCGCCAACCGCTTCCGGATCGCGCTGCTCGTGCCGTACATGATCCCCGGGATCGTCGCCACCCTGATCTGGATCTATCTCTACAGCCCGGTCGTCGGGCCGATCACCCCCTTTCTGGCCTTCTTCGGAATCGACGCGAACTTCTACAGCGGCGACATGATCTGGGTCTCGATCGGCATCCTCATCGCCTGGAGCTCCATCGGATTCAACATGCTGATCCTCTACGCGGCCCTCCAGTCGGTGCCCCGTGAACTGTTCGACAGCGCCCGGGTGGACGGCGCCTCCGAGTGGCGGATGGCCTGGTCGATCAAGGTCCCGCTGGTCCGGCGGTCCCTGGTGCTCACCACGGTGCTCAGCATCATCGGATCGCTCCAGATCTTCAGCGATCCGCTGCTCTTCCGGTCGATGACACCGGAGACCGTCACCAGGGACTTCACCCCGATCATGGCCATCTACGACTGGGCCTTCGCGCAGGGCGACTTCAACTACGCCGCCGCGCTGTCGATCATTCTCGCGGTGGTCGTCGGCATCGCCTCGGCCATCTTCTACCGGCTCACGAACAAGGCGCCCACCTCATGA
- a CDS encoding ThuA domain-containing protein — protein sequence MPHHPPRVVLYSRTTAYRHDSIPAGVEAVGRLVAEDGFESVATEDPAALEREIPRCAVVVFLSTSGEVLTPAARDALRRHLAGGGGFVGIHAAACTEYDWPYYGELLGARFARHPDLQPGTVAVTDHAHPATRHLDARWDFTDEWYDFRAVPAGVRVLARAHESSYTGGGMGADHPLVWCHERMGGPVFYTALGHTAESFADPVFLAHLRGGIRYAAGRE from the coding sequence ATGCCCCACCATCCACCGCGTGTGGTGCTGTACAGCCGCACCACCGCCTACCGCCACGACTCGATCCCGGCCGGTGTCGAGGCCGTCGGCCGGCTCGTGGCCGAGGACGGCTTCGAGAGCGTCGCCACCGAGGACCCGGCCGCCTTGGAGCGCGAGATCCCGCGCTGCGCGGTCGTCGTCTTCCTCTCCACCAGCGGGGAGGTCCTCACCCCCGCCGCGCGCGACGCGCTGCGCCGGCACCTGGCGGGCGGCGGCGGGTTCGTCGGGATCCACGCGGCGGCCTGTACGGAGTACGACTGGCCGTACTACGGGGAGCTGCTCGGCGCCCGGTTCGCCCGCCACCCCGACCTCCAGCCGGGCACGGTCGCGGTCACCGACCACGCCCATCCCGCCACCCGCCATCTGGACGCCCGGTGGGACTTCACGGACGAGTGGTACGACTTCCGCGCCGTGCCCGCGGGCGTACGTGTGCTGGCCCGCGCTCACGAGTCGTCGTACACGGGCGGCGGCATGGGGGCGGACCATCCGCTCGTGTGGTGTCACGAGCGGATGGGCGGCCCGGTGTTCTACACCGCGCTCGGACACACCGCGGAGTCCTTCGCGGACCCGGTCTTCCTGGCCCATCTGCGCGGCGGGATCCGCTACGCGGCCGGACGGGAGTGA
- a CDS encoding carbohydrate ABC transporter permease — MTTTMDRPPAKASGGPPAARRRTTGGTVRHTRRTRVLVLVGLALFTLYSLAPVWWLLVAATKSQRDLYTTNGLWFSEFHFWDNLKDLFTYQDGIFLRWMWNTLFYGFAGTIGMTLVCVACGYGLAMYEFRGRGVLMACIIGSFLVPGALLTIPSFLLYTDLRLIDTPWAIIVPGFFNAFSVYLAKVYAEGAIPPELLEAARIDGAGEYRIFFQIGARLMSTGAATIFVLGFVGAWNNFFGPLVYLRSSEKWTVMLGLYSWLKVKVDSSVDLTGLVVVGSIVSLIPMVILMLSMQRYWRSGVTMGSLK, encoded by the coding sequence ATGACCACGACGATGGACCGGCCCCCGGCGAAGGCGTCGGGCGGGCCCCCGGCGGCCCGCCGGCGCACCACGGGCGGCACGGTGCGGCACACCAGAAGGACCAGGGTGCTGGTGCTGGTGGGACTCGCACTGTTCACCCTCTACTCACTGGCCCCGGTGTGGTGGCTGCTGGTCGCCGCGACCAAGAGCCAGCGCGACCTCTACACCACCAACGGGCTGTGGTTCTCGGAGTTTCACTTCTGGGACAACCTCAAGGACCTGTTCACCTACCAGGACGGCATCTTCCTGCGCTGGATGTGGAACACACTGTTCTACGGCTTCGCGGGCACCATCGGAATGACCCTGGTCTGTGTCGCCTGCGGCTACGGACTGGCCATGTACGAGTTCCGGGGCCGCGGTGTGCTGATGGCCTGCATCATCGGGTCCTTCCTGGTCCCCGGAGCGCTGCTGACCATCCCGTCCTTCCTGCTCTACACGGATCTGCGGCTGATCGACACACCGTGGGCCATCATCGTGCCGGGCTTCTTCAACGCCTTCTCCGTCTATCTCGCCAAGGTGTACGCGGAGGGCGCCATCCCGCCCGAACTGCTGGAGGCGGCCCGGATCGACGGCGCGGGCGAGTACCGCATCTTCTTCCAGATCGGCGCCAGGCTGATGTCGACGGGCGCCGCCACCATCTTCGTCCTCGGCTTCGTCGGGGCGTGGAACAACTTCTTCGGCCCGCTCGTCTATCTGCGCAGCAGTGAGAAGTGGACCGTCATGCTCGGTCTCTACTCCTGGCTCAAGGTGAAGGTCGACAGCTCCGTCGACCTGACGGGCCTCGTGGTGGTCGGCTCCATCGTCTCGCTCATCCCCATGGTGATCCTGATGCTCTCGATGCAGCGCTACTGGCGCTCGGGGGTGACGATGGGCAGCCTCAAGTAG